Proteins from a genomic interval of Trifolium pratense cultivar HEN17-A07 linkage group LG6, ARS_RC_1.1, whole genome shotgun sequence:
- the LOC123891159 gene encoding RING-H2 finger protein ATL5-like has protein sequence MASDQNLQEKYALNAKVMVGSSVLLFILIIIVVLFRTYIYLCHHRRNRHRQFSQQSLTTTTFKEEKLDPSVLKSIPTFIFSTSASHRTVLDCAVCLSEFTDGDVCRTLPNCKHHFHSQCIDMWLGSHSNCPLCRTPVQPVTVQTHTEPCSVSGLQEPGEGCSSFLEPVGCPRKPFSVIVELPYHQR, from the coding sequence ATGGCTTCTGACCAAAACCTTCAAGAAAAGTATGCCCTTAACGCCAAAGTCATGGTAGGTTCTTCAGTCCTTCTCTTCATACTCATAATCATCGTCGTTCTCTTTCGCACTTATATCTACCTCTGCCACCATCGCCGCAACCGCCACCGTCAATTCTCTCAACAATCTCTTACAACCACCACtttcaaagaagaaaaactCGACCCTTCCGTTCTCAAATCCATTCCTACTTTCATCTTTTCAACCTCCGCAAGCCACCGCACTGTCCTCGACTGCGCCGTATGCTTATCGGAGTTCACCGACGGTGATGTGTGTCGTACGCTTCCTAATTGTAAACACCATTTTCATTCTCAGTGTATTGATATGTGGCTCGGTTCTCATTCCAATTGTCCTCTCTGCCGAACTCCGGTTCAACCGGTGACGGTTCAGACTCATACTGAACCGTGCTCTGTTTCGGGTTTACAAGAACCGGGTGAAGGTTGTTCGAGTTTTCTTGAACCGGTTGGGTGTCCGAGAAAGCCTTTTAGTGTAATTGTAGAGTTACCTTACCACCAGAGATAG
- the LOC123891155 gene encoding probable pectinesterase/pectinesterase inhibitor 41, whose amino-acid sequence MASSSSKLCNPLSIFLILSFASIAFSDTVTSPNPITPTSPGTACKSTPDPTYCKSILPPQNGNVYDYGRFSVKKSLSQSRKFSNLINQYLQRRSKLSTTAIRALQDCQSLSDLNFDFLSSSFLTVNKTTKFLPSLQAENIQTLLSAILTNQQTCLDGLKDTSSAWSFRNGLTVPLSNDTKLYSVSLAFFTKGWVPKTKPKTSFHNNVHPSFKNGRLPLKMSSKTRAIYESVSRRKLLQSNQVGEDVVVRDIVTVSQDGSGNFTTINDAIAAAPNKSVSTDGYFLIYVTAGVYEEYVNIDKKKTYLMMIGDGINKTIITGNHSVVDGWTTFGSPTFAVVGQGFVGVNMTIRNTAGAIKHQAVALRNGADLSTFYSCSFEGYQDTLYTHSLRQFYRECDIYGTVDFIFGNAKVVFQNCNLYPRLPMSGQFNAITAQGRTDPNQDTGTSIHNCTIKGADDLVSSNGKVATYLGRPWKEYSRTVYMQTFMDNVINVAGWRAWDGEFALSTLYYAEFNNTGPGSNTDGRVTWQGYHVINASDAANFTVANFLLGDDWLPQTGVSYTNNLINI is encoded by the exons atggcttcttcttcttccaagtTATGTAATCCCCTCTCAATATTTCTTATTCTTTCATTTGCTTCTATAGCATTTTCCGACACCGTGACTAGTCCAAATCCAATTACGCCTACTTCTCCGGGCACGGCGTGCAAATCCACCCCTGACCCAACCTATTGCAAATCCATTCTTCCTCCTCAAAATGGCAATGTTTATGATTATGGTCGATTCTCGGTCAAAAAATCTCTATCACAATCCCGAAAATTCTCGAACCTAATCAACCAATATCTCCAACGTCGCTCAAAACTTTCCACCACCGCTATACGAGCGCTACAAGATTGTCAATCACTTAGCGACCTCAACTTTGATTTCCTTTCGAGTTCTTTTCTAACCGTTAACAAAACAACTAAGTTTCTTCCAAGTTTACAAGCCGAAAACATCCAAACATTACTTAGCGCGATTCTGACAAACCAACAAACATGTTTAGATGGTCTTAAAGACACTTCCTCCGCTTGGAGTTTTAGAAATGGACTCACAGTTCCACTTTCTAATGACACCAAACTCTATAGTGTTTCTCTTGCTTTCTTTACTAAAGGTTGGGTTCctaaaaccaaaccaaaaaccTCCTTTCATAATAATGTGCATCCCTCATTTAAAAACGGCCGTTTGCCACTTAAGATGTCGAGCAAGACACGTGCGATTTACGAATCAGTTAGTCGTAGAAAGCTTCTTCAAAGTAATCAAGTTGGTGAGGATGTTGTGGTGAGAGATATTGTGACAGTTAGTCAAGATGGAAGTGGAAACTTTACGACGATTAATGATGCTATTGCTGCAGCTCCAAATAAATCTGTTTCTACTGATGGTTATTTCTTGATCTATGTTACTGCTGGTGTTTATGAAGAGTATGTTAATATTGATAAGAAAAAGACTTATTTGATGATGATTGGAGATGGTATCAACAAGACTATCATCACCGGAAATCATAGTGTTGTCGATGGATGGACCACATTCGGCTCCCCAACTTTCG CTGTGGTTGGACAAGGATTCGTGGGTGTGAATATGACCATCCGTAACACCGCGGGTGCTATAAAGCACCAAGCAGTGGCACTTCGTAACGGGGCAGATTTATCGACCTTTTACAGTTGCAGTTTCGAAGGGTACCAAGACACATTATACACACATTCGCTAAGACAATTCTATAGAGAATGTGACATATACGGTACAGTTGATTTCATATTCGGAAATGCTAAGGTTGTTTTCCAAAATTGTAACCTTTATCCTCGTCTTCCAATGAGTGGACAATTCAATGCAATCACAGCACAAGGTAGAACAGATCCAAATCAAGACACAGGTACTTCCATTCACAATTGTACAATTAAAGGTGCAGATGATTTAGTTTCTAGTAATGGTAAAGTTGCAACATATTTGGGTAGACCATGGAAAGAGTATTCAAGAACAGTTTATATGCAAACATTTATGGATAATGTGATTAATGTTGCTGGTTGGCGTGCTTGGGATGGAGAATTTGCATTAAGTACATTATATTATGCTGAGTTTAATAATACTGGACCAGGGTCTAATACTGATGGAAGAGTGACATGGCAAGGTTATCATGTGATTAATGCTAGTGATGCTGCTAATTTTACTGTGGCAAATTTCTTGCTTGGTGATGATTGGTTACCTCAGACAGGGGTGTCTTACACTAATAACTTGATTAATATTTAA
- the LOC123889108 gene encoding pectinesterase-like has translation MTLSFSVDIAETAMQDNCFEGLDNLIFTQFVKCSIGLKGESVRLMTIFSIQKSIFQSHKFLNSLNFYLGSSTLSKETKNVIKDCLFLSQLTSQYLSKSNYIALKNTNETFYTSQVDDTQTLLSAVITNHQTCLDGLMTVANSNLTIKNYLISQLSNDNKLHSVSLGLFTKGWMHEKKNKTLWNSRGWHSSNFRNGRLPLKMSNRTRAIYDSSRGRGKKHDDDYDGDDDDEGGVLVRDIVVVSKDGSGNFTTINDAVAAAPNNTINATNGYFLIFIKEGIYEEYVSIPQNKAYLMMIGDGINQTVITGNHSVGDGWTTFNSPTFAVVAPGFVAVNITFRNTAGPSKFQAVAMRSGADMSAFYRCSFEGYQDTLYTHSLRQFYKECDIYGTIDFIFGNAAVVLQNCNIYPRLPLPGQFNPITAQGRTDPNQNTGISIHNCTIKPAEDLVPSVGIVKTYLGRPWKEYSRTVVMQSLLENLIEPSGWSIWSGDFALSTLYYAEYDNRGAGANTSNRVTWQGYHVINATDAANFTVDNFLHGNDWLPQIGVPYIN, from the exons ATTCTCAATTCAAAAATCCATCTTTCAATCCCATAAGTTTTTGAACTCATTGAACTTCTATCTTGGGTCTAGTACATTATCTAAAGAGacaaaaaatgttataaaagatTGTTTATTCCTCTCTCAACTCACTTCACAATACTTGTCAAAATCCAATTACATTGCACTCAAAAACACTAATGAAACTTTCTACACTTCCCAAGTTGATGATACTCAAACCCTTCTTAGTGCAGTTATAACAAACCATCAAACATGTTTAGATGGACTAATGACCGTGGCTAATTCCAATTTaaccataaaaaattatcttattaGCCAACTCTCTAATGATAACAAACTCCATAGTGTTTCACTTGGTTTGTTCACAAAAGGTTGGATGCATGAAAAAAAGAACAAGACATTATGGAATTCTAGAGGGTGGCATTCTAGTAATTTCAGAAATGGTAGATTACCTTTGAAGATGTCAAATAGAACAAGAGCCATTTATGATTCATCAAGAGGCAGAGGAAAAAAAcatgatgatgattatgatggtgatgatgatgatgaaggtgGTGTTTTGGTTAGGGACATTGTTGTTGTTAGTAAAGATGGGAGTGGAAACTTTACAACTATCAATGATGCTGTTGCTGCTGCTCCAAATAACACTATTAATGCAACAAATGGATATTTCTTGATTTTTATCAAGGAGGGTATCTATGAGGAATATGTGTCTATCCCTCAAAACAAGGCATATTTGATGATGATCGGAGACGGAATCAATCAAACAGTTATCACCGGCAACCACAGTGTTGGTGACGGATGGACAACGTTTAATTCCCCAACATTTG CTGTGGTAGCACCGGGGTTTGTAGCCGTTAACATAACATTTCGGAACACCGCTGGACCGAGCAAATTCCAAGCAGTTGCAATGAGAAGTGGAGCAGACATGTCCGCTTTCTATCGTTGCAGCTTTGAAGGGTACCAAGATACTCTCTATACACATTCACTAAGACAATTTTATAAAGAATGTGATATTTATGGAACAATTGATTTCATATTTGGAAACGCCGCAGTTGTTTTGCAAAACTGCAACATATATCCTCGTCTTCCTTTACCAGGACAGTTCAATCCGATTACTGCTCAAGGACGAACCGATCCAAATCAAAACACAGGTATTTCCATTCACAATTGCACTATTAAACCAGCTGAAGATTTAGTTCCAAGTGTTGGTATTGTGAAAACTTACCTTGGGAGACCATGGAAAGAGTATTCAAGAACTGTTGTTATGCAATCTTTGTTGGAGAATTTGATAGAGCCAAGTGGTTGGTCTATATGGAGTGGTGATTTTGCACTCTCTACTTTGTATTATGCAGAGTATGATAACAGAGGAGCTGGTGCAAATACTTCTAATAGAGTTACATGGCAAGGGTACCATGTGATTAATGCTACTGATGCTGCTAATTTTACAGTTGATAATTTTCTGCATGGGAATGATTGGTTGCCTCAAATTGGAGTTCCTTATATTAATTGA
- the LOC123891156 gene encoding probable pectinesterase/pectinesterase inhibitor 41: MAFKKISFLTLFFSLSLFILTSLPLSSLADNPKIPPQKICDSTVDPTFCKTLLANQNGTVIDYGRFSIRKSLSQSRNLLNLVNSHLQNKSSLSQSTISALQDCQFLAQQNFEYLSNTHQTTNSTSNVLSISQSEEFQTILSAVLTNQQTCLDGLSSTNSDQTAINDLTSTLSNDAKIHSVSLALFLKGWVRDNKKQTSWPQNGRHLNFRNGQLPLKMSNGVHAIYDSARNRHGRKLLQTVDESVTVSEIVVVNQDGSGNFTTINDAINVAPNNTVASSGYFLIFVTEGVYQEYVSIPKNKKYLMMVGDGINRTIITGDHNVVDNFTTFNSATFAVVSQGFLAVNMTFRNTAGPVKHQAVAVRNGADLSTFYSCSFEGYQDTLYTHSMRQFYRECDIYGTVDFIFGNAAVVFQNCNLYPRLPSTGQFNAITAQGRTDPNQNTGTSIHNTTIKAADDLAPMIGTVKTYLGRPWKEYSRTVYLQCFMDSLINPSGWREWSGDFALSTLYYAEYNNTGPGSNTSSRVSWIGYHVINATDAANFTVSNFLDGDSWLPQTGVPYSSGLI, translated from the exons ATGGCCTTCAAAAAAATTTCCTTCCTTACactcttcttttctctctcacTTTTCATCTTAACATCATTACCATTATCATCTCTAGCTGATAATCCTAAGATCCCACCACAAAAAATATGCGACTCCACCGTAGACCCTACCTTTTGCAAAACACTACTTGCTAATCAAAACGGCACCGTAATTGACTATGGTCGATTTTCTATCCGAAAATCCTTATCTCAATCAAGAAATTTATTAAACTTAGTAAATTCACATCTTCAAAATAAATCATCTTTGTCACAATCCACAATTTCAGCTCTTCAAGATTGTCAATTTCTAGCTCAacaaaattttgaatatttatcAAACACTCATCAAACTACTAATAGTACTAGCAATGTTCTTTCCATTTCTCAAAGTGAAGAATTTCAAACAATTCTTAGTGCTGTTTTAACTAATCAACAAACATGTTTAGATGGTTTAAGCAGCACAAATTCTGATCAAACGGCGATTAATGATTTAACGTCGACACTTTCAAATGATGCAAAGATTCATAGTGTGTCACTTGCTCTATTTTTAAAAGGTTGGGTTCGTgacaacaaaaaacaaacatcaTGGCCACAAAATGGAAGACATTTGAATTTTCGTAACGGTCAATTACCGTTGAAAATGTCAAATGGAGTACATGCAATTTATGATTCAGCTAGAAATCGACATGGGAGAAAATTACTTCAAACAGTTGATGAAAGTGTTACGGTAAGTGAAATTGTGGTTGTTAATCAAGATGGAAGTGGAAATTTTACAACTATTAATGATGCTATAAACGTTGCACCAAATAACACGGTTGCTAGTAGTGGCTactttcttatttttgttaCGGAGGGTGTGTATCAAGAGTATGTATcgataccaaaaaataaaaagtatttgaTGATGGTCGGAGATGGTATTAATCGAACAATTATCACCGGTGATCACAATGTTGTTGATAACTTTACAACATTCAACTCAGCAACATTTG CTGTGGTGTCACAAGGTTTCTTAGCAGTCAACATGACATTCCGCAACACGGCCGGACCAGTCAAACACCAAGCCGTTGCAGTAAGAAACGGAGCTGATCTATCCACATTCTACAGCTGCAGTTTCGAAGGTTATCAAGACACATTATACACACATTCAATGAGACAATTTTATCGCGAATGTGACATCTATGGCACAGTTGACTTCATATTTGGTAACGCTGCAGTTGTTTTCCAAAATTGCAACTTATATCCCCGTCTTCCTAGTACCGGACAATTCAACGCTATAACCGCTCAAGGACGAACTGATCCAAATCAAAACACAGGAACTTCTATACATAATACAACTATAAAAGCCGCTGATGATTTAGCTCCGATGATCGGTACAGTTAAAACATACCTTGGTAGGCCATGGAAAGAGTACTCAAGGACAGTTTATTTGCAATGTTTTATGGACAGTTTGATAAATCCTTCTGGTTGGCGTGAATGGAGTGGAGATTTTGCATTAAGCACATTGTATTATGCAGAGTATAATAATACAGGACCTGGTTCGAATACGAGTTCGCGAGTGAGTTGGATCGGTTATCATGTTATTAATGCTACTGATGCTGCTAATTTTACTGTGTCTAACTTTTTGGATGGGGATAGTTGGTTGCCTCAAACTGGTGTTCCATACTCAAGTGGATTGATATAA
- the LOC123891160 gene encoding epoxide hydrolase A, with protein sequence MEKIEHTTVHTNGIKMHVASIGSGPVILFLHGFPELWYSWRHQLLSLSSLGYRAIAPDLRGYGDTDAPSSASSYTPLHIVGDLVGLLDALGVDRVFLVGHDWGAAMAWYFCLLKPDRVKALVNMSVVYRSRNPSRKPVQTMRAMIGDDYYMCRFQKPGEAEEEFARAGAARIIKSFLTLRDSRPLCVPKEIGFGGSPNTPITLPKWLSEEDVNYYATKFEQKGFTGGLNYYRALDLTWELMAPWTGEQIKVPVKFIVGDQDLTYNTPGVKEYIHNGGFKRQVPYLQEMVVMEGVAHFINQERPEEISAHIYDFIKKF encoded by the exons atggaaaaaatagagCACACAACGGTTCACACAAACGGAATAAAAATGCACGTGGCATCAATCGGTTCAGGTCCAGTAATCCTCTTCCTCCACGGCTTCCCTGAGCTTTGGTATTCATGGCGCCACCAGCTTCTTTCCTTATCCTCTCTCGGTTATCGCGCCATCGCACCTGACCTTCGTGGTTATGGTGACACCGATGCACCTTCTTCTGCGTCTTCTTACACCCCCCTCCATATCGTCGGTGACCTCGTCGGACTTCTCGATGCTCTTGGTGTGGATCGAGTTTTTTTGGTTGGGCATGATTGGGGTGCTGCTATGGCTTggtatttttgtttgttgaaaCCTGATCGTGTTAAAGCTTTGGTTAATATGAGTGTTGTTTATCGGTCTAGAAACCCTAGTAGAAAACCTGTTCAAACTATGAGGGCTATGATTGGTGATGATTATTATATGTGCAGATTTCAG AAACCTGGGGAGGCTGAAGAAGAGTTCGCCCGTGCTGGTGCTGCCAGAATAATAAAATCATTTCTTACGCTGCGTGATTCACGTCCACTGTGTGTGCCAAAGGAGATAGGGTTTGGAGGTTCCCCTAACACTCCTATTACTTTACCTAAATGGCTGTCTGAAGAAGATGTCAATTATTATGCTACCAAATTTGAACAGAAAGGTTTTACTGGTGGGCTAAATTACTATCGCGCTCTGGACCT AACCTGGGAATTGATGGCACCATGGACCGGGGAACAGATCAAAGTACCGGTGAAGTTTATTGTGGGAGACCAGGACCTTACATATAACACACCAGGCGTTAAGGAGTATATACATAATGGTGGTTTTAAGAGACAGGTACCATACTTGCAAGAGATGGTTGTCATGGAAGGAGTAGCTCACTTTATAAATCAGGAAAGACCAGAAGAGATCAGCGCACACATATACGACTTCATCAAGAAATTTTAA
- the LOC123891158 gene encoding uncharacterized protein LOC123891158, translating into MTKLFSVLVICVIIFTHQTTAQQVKENEEINKVCSFAKSTNRKLCREVLKSDPKSATADLTDLAIIALRVAAKNASGILTDVKSLIDDPDLDPEIQQGLADCKETILDAESQLEDTIAALLVDSEVDAQTWLKAALAAITTCDDSIPGNDDILSVKSTTFRNLCNIVVVITKALPVNKAMTIPNANVNKAMPNVANVHKHVGGASQQII; encoded by the coding sequence ATGACAAAACTCTTCTCGGTTTTGGTTATATGTGTAATTATCTTTACTCACCAAACAACCGCGCAACAAgtcaaagaaaatgaagaaatcaACAAAGTATGCAGTTTTGCGAAATCAACAAACAGAAAACTTTGTCGCGAAGTTCTTAAATCAGACCCAAAATCTGCAACTGCAGACCTTACAGACTTAGCAATAATAGCACTACGTGTTGCAGCTAAAAATGCTTCCGGCATTTTAACCGATGTCAAGAGTTTGATCGACGACCCTGATCTAGACCCCGAAATTCAACAAGGTTTGGCTGATTGTAAAGAAACAATATTAGACGCCGAGTCTCAACTTGAAGACACTATTGCTGCATTGTTAGTTGATTCTGAGGTTGATGCTCAAACATGGTTGAAAGCTGCTTTGGCTGCTATTACTACATGCGATGATTCGATTCCTGGCAACGATGATATTTTGTCTGTCAAGAGTACAACTTTCCGCAATCTCTGCaacattgttgttgttattaccAAGGCATTGCCTGTTAACAAGGCAATGACAATACCTAACGCTAACGTTAACAAGGCAATGCCTAACGTCGCTAACGTTCACAAACATGTTGGTGGTGCTTCTCAACAAATTATCTAA